From Bdellovibrio sp. KM01:
ATCGAATGACACTCCAGAAGGTAAAGCAGCGAATCGTCGTATTGCGATCGTGGTCGTACCGGATCTTTCGACAATGCCAGGTTATGAAGAGCTTAATAAAATGAGCTCTAAACAAGAAGCGGCAGCAGCTGCTCCGGCGAAATAATCTGATCTGATTCAGAATCTAAAAAGGGAGCCCCTAGGCTCCCTTTTTTTAAGCTTCTTCTTGATTCAAAGCTTCCAGTAAGTTTGCGAAGCAACCACGAAGTTCGTCTTCAGAGTGCTGTTGACGGATCAATTCACTCAATATCACGTCGCTGTTCAGAGCTTCTTGCAGGGCGCTTTTAAATTTTTCAACGGAATGATTGCCTGGATTCAAAAGTTGTTTATCCATGACTTTGACTAGAACCGCCGTGCTTTTAGGGCTGGAGGGTTTTTTATGTTGTTTCACGAGTTCGATCAGACGAAGCACCAGGGGATTAGCAGTTGTACTCACAGGGTTCCTTTACGGGTTAAATAAAAAAATTAAGCAAATGCTCCGGCATCAGCTAAGGTTTGCAAGGACTTCAGATCCTGCTTCAGCGTTGCGCCTTTTAAGTAGCTGCTCACTGTACATGTCTTTCCATCATTGATTGCCTTGACCAATTTTAAAAGGCCGGCAGGCTTTGAAGTTTCAACTAAAGCGCCACCAAAGCTAAAATAGTATTTATCTTTGGCAGTCTGACTTTGTTGCCACAGGATGAGTGCGTTTGGATTGCGTAATTGAATACGAGACTTTGCAGACAATTTGAAATCAATCTGCGGAATGGATTTAAAGCCCTGCAATGAAATATGCTGCATCCAGGATTTCAAGAATGTCTCTTGAATTTCCGCAGCCGAAAGTTTCTGCAAAGATGCAATCGATTGCTGGTATGCTTCGGGAAGCTCACTCACTTCACCAGTCTTGCTGTGCAAAGTTTTAAACTTTGTCGTTGGCGCAGAAGCCAAGGCTCCACCCTTAGAATCCAAAAGATCTTTCAAAGAGTCCGAGAAAAGCTGTTTGTGGGGTTGATCTACCCACACACCCAAGCTCCAGGTGGCACTAAAGGATCCATCAGACTCCGCGATATGCCAATCGGCCGAGGGCCAATAAGTCATGTCGCCGGGACCCGCCTCAAGCAGGACAGAGGCTTTTTTGTGCTTATCGTATTTGAAAGCTCGATCCAAAGAGGGGTTCTTACGAACATAGTCCTGACTCCACAGGCGGAATTTTTTTATGCCCGCCACGGGAAAGCTAAAGACACCACAGGAATCCACGTGAACGCCAAATGGCGTCTTACGGTAGTTCCCAAGATAAAGTCCCATTTCAGAAAAGCGATTGGGGAAGCCCACGTGACGATACAGTTCGTCCGTAAAGTCGGTCAGCAGATGCTGCTTTTTAAGGTTCACTTTCAAAAGTTCATCGCAAACCAGGCAGTAATCGGGGAAGAGCTTTTTCATACGCTCATGATACCCCAGCAAAGACTGGTCCCTTTTTTCAGGTAAAACCTGCAGAACGTCTTCGGCATCCGCTTTAAAGCCATCGATATAGAATTTAAACCCGTCAGGATTGTTCAATTGTCGGCAGCGATCGCTATAAAGCACCAAAAGATCAAAGATCTCAGCAGCGCTGATTTCCTGTAAAGATGATTGGACGTTTTTCAGGGACAGGGCCTTTTTTTCCCAATGGTTTTTGGCGAAGTTTTTCCAAAACTTTTGATCGAGTTTTACGGGTGTCGCCAAGGAAGCTCCAATATTAGTAGATGCAGGAAATCAGGTTCCCGCAAGATTCGTTTAGAAACCATTTTGAGTCAAATAAACCACTCTAAAAACTGTCTGGGATCCGAGGGGCTTGTAAATTTATCAACGAGATCTGAAGGGGTGCATAAGGCCTTGTGGGCTATCGGGAATTAGCTTAAAAAAGACCATCTCTGGAGACCCTTAAATGAACCTAGCCGCCGTCACATTTCAAGATGAAATCAAAACTATTGAGCTTAAACGTGACGTGACCAAGCACATGAAGCAGGGGCACCGCTGGCTCTTTGCCAACTGCTTTGACGACGCCAAATCCATCAAATCAGGCATTCATCTTTTGAACTTTAAGGGCGAAACTTTGGCCCTGGGTATCTGGCAGGCTGATACTCAGCTGCGCTTCCGCGTGTTGGTTTTAGCAGACGAGCCTATTTTTCGTCGCAATAACATGAAACGCACATTAGAGCTTTATTTTGAAAGCCAGTGGCGTAAGGCCGTTGAAATCCGCAGAACCTTCGATTTGTCAGTTACGAACTCCTTTCGTTTGATCAACGGGGAGGGCGATGGTTTGCCAGGTTTGATCGTGGATATTTACAACGACACGGCGGTTATTAAGCATGACCACGCGATCATGGAAAAGACTTGGAATGCTCCTGTGATCGCTCAAAAAATCCAGGAGGCATTTCCGCAAATTAAATGCGTGTATCTAAAGCGCCGTAATGATGCTGAAGAGAAGGGGACCAACATCGTTGGAACATTGGCGCCTGAGACTCAGTTCTTGGAAAATGGCGTTCTTTTTGCCTCGAACATCCGTGATGCTGCAAAGACCGGGTTCTTTCTGGATCAACGTGATAACCGTAAGATGATCCAAAACTTTGCCGAAGGAAAAACAGTCCTCAATCTTTTTAGTTACACGGGTGGTTTTTCTATTTTCGCCGCTAAAGGTGGTGCGACAGAAGTGACCAGCGTAGATATCGCCAAAGTCGCTATTCAAGCCGTTGCTCGTAATTTCGAGATCAATGACCTAGCGACGATCCACCACGATGTGGCCACGGATGCCTTTGCCTATCTTGAGCAACTGAATGCTGAAAAGAAAAAATACGACATCGTGATCACCGATCCTCCAAGCTTTGCACCGAATGAAAAGTCCGTGGAGCAGGCGAAAGCGGCATATACCAAGGTCTTTTCGAATTCGATTAAACTGGTAAACCCTGAAGGACTTTTTGCTGCGAGCTCGTGTTCAAGCCATATTTCCACGAAAGAATTCATGGATATTTGCCAGGAGGCTTTTTCTCGCGCACGTAAAAAGGCGACATTGGTTTACATCGGTGGACAGCCGGTTGACCATCCTTATCCCTTGGCAATGGAAGAGCTTCGTTATCTGAAGTTCGCCCTGTTCCGTTTGGATTAGTCTTTAAAAGGATCAGAAATGAAAACAATTGCCAGCCTTCGCCAGGAAATTGATCAGGTTCATAAAGAGCTCCATGCACTGTTATTGCGTCGTCGTGAGTTGACCATGGCAGTTTGGGAGATCAAAAAGCAAGAAGGGCAGCCATTTTTTAATGCCGCTCGTGAAGAACAAATTCTCCATGACTTCTTAAACATGGATGGCAAGCAAGGACAAGATCCCCAATTTGATGAGCTTTTAAAAGGGGTGATGAGTTCGGTCTTGCGAGAGTACGAGAAATATTTGAAATTTCATTACGATAAATAAATAAAAACCGGCTCCAGGCCGGTTTTTATGACTTCCCCTCAACTCCGTCCAGTTAGCCAATTAAGAGTCGGTAAGGTAAGCAACAATTCAAAGTTTAGCCCTATAAGGAAACGCTGAGGCACCCGTTACATATGGTGTATCCAGAGATTAGTGTTTTAAATTTAGAGGTAACTATGACTATTGGGCGTAAATTGGTGAGTCTAGGAATCGGGATGAGTTTGGTGTCTGTCTGCGTGGCTGCTTTTGCATATTGGGGACAGGCCCGCACCCAGGACAAATATGAGAATGTGGCCCG
This genomic window contains:
- a CDS encoding class I SAM-dependent rRNA methyltransferase, translating into MNLAAVTFQDEIKTIELKRDVTKHMKQGHRWLFANCFDDAKSIKSGIHLLNFKGETLALGIWQADTQLRFRVLVLADEPIFRRNNMKRTLELYFESQWRKAVEIRRTFDLSVTNSFRLINGEGDGLPGLIVDIYNDTAVIKHDHAIMEKTWNAPVIAQKIQEAFPQIKCVYLKRRNDAEEKGTNIVGTLAPETQFLENGVLFASNIRDAAKTGFFLDQRDNRKMIQNFAEGKTVLNLFSYTGGFSIFAAKGGATEVTSVDIAKVAIQAVARNFEINDLATIHHDVATDAFAYLEQLNAEKKKYDIVITDPPSFAPNEKSVEQAKAAYTKVFSNSIKLVNPEGLFAASSCSSHISTKEFMDICQEAFSRARKKATLVYIGGQPVDHPYPLAMEELRYLKFALFRLD
- a CDS encoding chorismate mutase is translated as MKTIASLRQEIDQVHKELHALLLRRRELTMAVWEIKKQEGQPFFNAAREEQILHDFLNMDGKQGQDPQFDELLKGVMSSVLREYEKYLKFHYDK
- a CDS encoding JmjC domain-containing protein, whose amino-acid sequence is MATPVKLDQKFWKNFAKNHWEKKALSLKNVQSSLQEISAAEIFDLLVLYSDRCRQLNNPDGFKFYIDGFKADAEDVLQVLPEKRDQSLLGYHERMKKLFPDYCLVCDELLKVNLKKQHLLTDFTDELYRHVGFPNRFSEMGLYLGNYRKTPFGVHVDSCGVFSFPVAGIKKFRLWSQDYVRKNPSLDRAFKYDKHKKASVLLEAGPGDMTYWPSADWHIAESDGSFSATWSLGVWVDQPHKQLFSDSLKDLLDSKGGALASAPTTKFKTLHSKTGEVSELPEAYQQSIASLQKLSAAEIQETFLKSWMQHISLQGFKSIPQIDFKLSAKSRIQLRNPNALILWQQSQTAKDKYYFSFGGALVETSKPAGLLKLVKAINDGKTCTVSSYLKGATLKQDLKSLQTLADAGAFA